From Xiphophorus hellerii strain 12219 chromosome 9, Xiphophorus_hellerii-4.1, whole genome shotgun sequence, a single genomic window includes:
- the LOC116725762 gene encoding gastrula zinc finger protein XlCGF57.1-like gives MNKEQEEPEPQQTRETKKEPEAQLSEEEEDEGLLVVKQESSSSVVSPADLGKVHMDLEPEQTMEMKEELEDICCYQQVVVKEETETFMIPVHDTMDPEPNQNQFSPEAHNAFRAQTDQNPPERCWTPRSHEDNSKSKRRKADVSCDVCGKSFRQHRYLIAHLRTHTGEKPFSCQSCGKSFLRQPDLTLHMKTHTGEKPFQCPVCGKGFIQKTTLSYHMRTHTGERPHSCEFCGKSFIQRSDLTCHLRTHTGEKPYQCEVCQKSFGHSSDFTRHRRTHMAEKPFSCVTCGRAFNKQSKLSCHLRVHAGSKTYSCESCDKSFRRSCDFVRHLRTHTGEKPFNCELCDKSFRQNGDLTRHMRTHTGEKPSSCSVCGKSFSEYSSMLRHMRTHTGEKPYICKVCGKLFRFGGHLTVHLRTHTGEKPCCCNVCGKSFSDCSSMSRHMRTHTGEKSYACEVCDKSFRQRNDLTRHHRTHTGEKPFQCLACGKGFVQKTTLRYHMMTHTGEKPYPCQLCSKSFRQRNDLTRHLRTHTGEKPYSCALCDKPFRQSNDLARHMKTHTGEDLSRVVDQSD, from the coding sequence ATGAATAAGGaacaggaggaaccagaaccacagcagacGAGGGAGACCAAGAAGGAACCAGAAGCTCAACtcagtgaggaagaagaggatgaaGGGTTGCTTGTAGTGAAGCAGGAGAGCAGCAGCTCTGTGGTGAGCCCTGCTGACCTGGGAAAAGTCCATATGGATCTGGAACCAGAGCAGACGATGGAGAtgaaggaggagctggaggacatCTGCTGCTATCAGCAGGTTGTGGTGAAGGAGGAGACCGAAACCTTCATGATACCAGTCCATGACACCATGGAcccagaaccaaaccagaaccagttctcTCCTGAAGCCCACAACGCATTCAGAGCCCAGACAGACCAGAACCCACCTGAGAGATGTTGGACGCCCAGGAGTCATGAGGACAACTCAAAGTCAAAGAGACGTAAGGCAGATGTGTCCTGTGATGTGTGTGGTAAAAGTTTCAGGCAGCACAGGTACTTGATTGCTCACCTGAggactcacacaggtgagaagcctttttcatgtcAGTCTTGTGGGAAAAGTTTCCTCAGGCAGCCGGACCTGACTCTGCACATGAAAACCCACACCGGCGAGAAGCCCTTCCAATGTCCAGTGTGTGGTAAAGGTTTCATCCAGAAAACCACCTTAAGTTACCACATGAGAACGCACACAGGAGAGAGGCCACACAGCTGTGAATTTTGTGGAAAATCCTTCATACAGAGGAGTGATTTGACTTGCCACCTTAggactcacacaggtgagaaaccgTATCAGTGTGAGGTGTGTCAGAAATCTTTTGGACACAGCAGTGACTTCACTCGTCACAGGAGGACACACATGGCTgagaaacctttctcatgtgtgacctgtgggaGAGCCTTTAACAAGCAATCTAAGCTGAGTTGTCACCTGAGAGTTCACGCAGGCAGTAAGACGTATTCCTGTGAGTCGTGTGATAAATCTTTCAGGCGGAGTTGTGACTTTGTGCGTCACCTGAGGactcacacaggagagaaaccatTTAACTGTGAATTGTGTGACaaatctttcagacaaaatggTGACCTGACacgtcacatgagaactcacacaggtgagaagccatCTTCATGTTCAGTGTGCGGTAAAAGCTTCAGTGAGTACAGCAGCATGCTCAGACATATGAGGACTCACACTGGGGAGAAACCGTACATCTGCAAAGTGTGCGGGAAGCTTTTCCGCTTCGGCGGGCATTTGACCGTTCACTTGAGAAcccacacaggtgagaagccgtGTTGCTGTAACGTGTGTGGTAAATCATTCAGTGACTGCAGCAGCATGTCCAGACACATGAGGACTCACACTGGGGAGAAGTCGTATGCTTGTGAAGTGTGTGATAAGTCTTTCAGGCAGAGGAACGATTTGACCCGTCATCATAGAactcacacaggagagaaaccttTCCAGTGTCTGGCTTGTGGTAAAGGTTTTGTCCAGAAAACAACCTTGAGGTATCACATGATGACCCACACCGGAGAGAAGCCTTACCCCTGTCAGCTATGCAGCAAATCCTTCAGACAGAGAAACGATCTGACCCGTCACCTTAGAAcccacacaggagagaaaccatATAGCTGTGCATTATGCGACAAGCCTTTCAGACAGAGTAATGACTTGGCTCGTCACATGAAGACTCACACAGGTGAGGATCTAAGCCGTGTGGTTGATCAGTCAGATTAA